A section of the Pimelobacter simplex genome encodes:
- a CDS encoding ArsC/Spx/MgsR family protein, whose protein sequence is MIEIWLNPACSKCRTAESELKAAGADYTVRRYLDEPPTVAELEDVLGRLGLEPWDIARTADARKLGVVLPAKDSAERGAWLALMAEHPKLIQRPILTASDGTTVVGRDPASLAQVIAADGM, encoded by the coding sequence GTGATCGAGATCTGGCTCAACCCCGCCTGCTCCAAGTGCCGCACCGCCGAGAGCGAGCTCAAGGCGGCCGGCGCCGACTACACCGTGCGCCGCTACCTCGACGAGCCGCCGACGGTCGCGGAGCTCGAGGACGTGCTGGGCCGGCTCGGGCTCGAGCCGTGGGACATCGCGCGCACCGCCGACGCCCGCAAGCTGGGGGTCGTACTGCCTGCCAAGGACAGCGCCGAGCGCGGGGCCTGGCTGGCGCTGATGGCGGAGCACCCGAAGCTCATCCAGCGCCCGATCCTCACCGCCTCCGACGGTACGACGGTCGTCGGCCGCGACCCCGCGTCGTTGGCGCAGGTGATCGCGGCCGATGGCATGTAA
- a CDS encoding response regulator transcription factor → MTDIRIVIVDDHPIFQLGLAAALESLDGLTVVGRASTEDEAVAVVARERPDVVVMDLDLGAGSGVEATRAITADQPGVAVLVVTMLGDDDSLFASIRAGARGYVLKGADHEDVERAVRAVARGEVLFGADVASRAIALVSGTQARSVSSPFPELTDRESEVLDLVARGYDNATIARRLVLSNKTIRNYVSGILAKLHASDRSALIVRAREAGMGSPDPVS, encoded by the coding sequence GTGACCGACATCCGCATCGTCATCGTCGACGACCACCCGATCTTCCAGCTGGGCCTGGCGGCGGCGCTGGAGTCCCTGGACGGGCTGACGGTCGTGGGCCGGGCGAGCACGGAGGACGAGGCGGTCGCCGTGGTCGCCCGCGAGCGCCCGGACGTCGTCGTGATGGACCTCGACCTCGGCGCCGGCTCGGGCGTCGAGGCGACGCGCGCGATCACCGCCGACCAGCCGGGGGTCGCGGTCCTCGTCGTCACCATGCTCGGCGACGACGACTCGCTGTTCGCCTCGATCCGGGCCGGGGCTCGCGGCTACGTCCTCAAGGGCGCCGACCACGAGGACGTCGAGCGCGCGGTCCGCGCCGTCGCGCGCGGCGAGGTGCTCTTCGGCGCCGATGTCGCGAGCCGCGCGATCGCGCTGGTCAGCGGGACCCAGGCCCGCTCGGTCTCCTCGCCGTTCCCCGAGCTGACCGACCGGGAGAGCGAGGTGCTCGACCTGGTCGCGCGCGGCTACGACAACGCGACCATCGCGCGCCGGCTGGTGCTGAGCAACAAGACGATCCGCAACTACGTCTCGGGCATCCTCGCCAAGCTGCACGCCTCCGACCGCAGCGCGCTCATCGTCCGGGCGCGGGAGGCGGGCATGGGCTCGCCGGATCCCGTGAGCTGA
- a CDS encoding protein meaA, which produces MSTTPEAARGTEKATQPKDRPWVMRTYAGHSTAEASNALYRTNLAKGQTGLSVAFDLVTQTGYDPDSPMARGEVGKVGVPIPHLGEMRKLFDQIPVIEMNTSMTINAVAMWMLAMYQVVAEEQNPEMEPAEVAQLLAGTTQNDIIKEYLSRGTYVFPPEASLRLIADMIAYTVNYIPKWNPINICSYHLQEAGATPTQELAYALCTSIAVLDQVKNSGQVSDEDFEKVVGRISFFVNAGVRFIEETCKMRAFTELWDEITQERYGVQDAKMRRFRYGVQVNSLGLTEAQPENNVQRIVLEMLGVTLSKKARARAVQLPAWNEALGLPRPWDQQWSLRLQQVLAFESDLLEYEDIFDGSHVIEAKVAELKAGARAEMDRVQAMGGAMGAVDYMKSELVSSHARRRARIEDGEEIIVGVNKFETTEPSPLTANLDDAIMTADPKADEAARASVAAWKAQRDETAVTEALAHVAEVAKSGENLMQATLAAARAGATTGEWAGVLREVFGEFRAPTGVAGAVGVAAAGAELTAVREAVRATGEELGGRLRLLVGKPGLDGHSNGAEQVAVRARDAGFEVIYQGIRLTPEQIVAAAVAEDVHCVGLSILSGSHMELVPAVLDGLEAAGMGEVPVIVGGIIPDSDGKALLDLGVAAVYTPKDFGLTEIMGGIVEVIRKANGLA; this is translated from the coding sequence ATGAGCACCACGCCCGAGGCAGCCCGCGGTACCGAGAAGGCCACCCAGCCCAAGGACCGCCCGTGGGTGATGCGGACCTACGCCGGCCACTCGACCGCGGAGGCGTCCAACGCGCTGTACCGGACCAACCTGGCCAAGGGCCAGACCGGTCTGTCGGTCGCCTTCGACCTGGTCACCCAGACCGGCTACGACCCGGACAGCCCGATGGCGCGCGGCGAGGTCGGCAAGGTCGGCGTACCGATCCCGCACCTGGGCGAGATGCGCAAGCTCTTCGACCAGATCCCCGTGATCGAGATGAACACCTCGATGACGATCAACGCCGTCGCGATGTGGATGCTCGCGATGTACCAGGTGGTCGCCGAGGAGCAGAACCCCGAGATGGAGCCGGCCGAGGTCGCCCAGCTCCTCGCGGGCACCACCCAGAACGACATCATCAAGGAGTACCTCTCGCGCGGGACCTACGTGTTCCCGCCGGAGGCGTCCCTGCGGCTGATCGCCGACATGATCGCCTACACGGTCAACTACATCCCGAAGTGGAACCCGATCAACATCTGCAGCTACCACCTGCAGGAGGCTGGGGCGACGCCCACCCAGGAGCTCGCCTACGCGCTGTGCACCTCGATCGCCGTCCTCGACCAGGTCAAGAACTCCGGCCAGGTCAGCGACGAGGACTTCGAGAAGGTCGTCGGCCGGATCTCGTTCTTCGTCAACGCCGGCGTGCGGTTCATCGAAGAGACGTGCAAGATGCGCGCCTTCACCGAGCTCTGGGACGAGATCACCCAGGAGCGCTACGGCGTCCAGGACGCCAAGATGCGCCGCTTCCGCTACGGCGTCCAGGTCAACAGCCTCGGCCTGACCGAGGCGCAGCCCGAGAACAACGTCCAGCGGATCGTGCTGGAGATGCTCGGCGTGACGCTGTCCAAGAAGGCGCGGGCGCGCGCCGTCCAGCTGCCGGCCTGGAACGAGGCGCTCGGCCTGCCCCGTCCGTGGGACCAGCAGTGGTCGCTGCGGCTGCAGCAGGTGCTGGCGTTCGAGTCGGACCTGCTCGAGTACGAGGACATCTTCGACGGCTCGCACGTCATCGAGGCCAAGGTCGCCGAGCTCAAGGCCGGCGCGCGCGCCGAGATGGACCGGGTCCAGGCCATGGGCGGCGCGATGGGCGCGGTCGACTACATGAAGTCCGAGCTGGTCTCCTCCCACGCCCGGCGCCGGGCCCGGATCGAGGACGGCGAGGAGATCATCGTCGGCGTCAACAAGTTCGAGACCACCGAGCCCAGCCCGCTGACCGCCAACCTCGACGACGCGATCATGACCGCGGACCCCAAGGCCGACGAGGCCGCCCGGGCCTCCGTCGCGGCCTGGAAGGCCCAGCGCGACGAGACCGCGGTCACCGAGGCGCTGGCCCACGTCGCCGAGGTCGCCAAGTCCGGTGAGAACCTCATGCAGGCCACGCTCGCCGCGGCCCGCGCGGGCGCCACCACGGGGGAGTGGGCCGGCGTGCTGCGCGAGGTCTTCGGCGAGTTCCGGGCGCCCACGGGCGTGGCCGGTGCCGTCGGCGTGGCCGCCGCGGGCGCCGAGCTGACCGCCGTCCGCGAGGCCGTGCGCGCCACCGGCGAGGAGCTCGGCGGCCGGCTGCGCCTCCTCGTCGGCAAGCCGGGCCTCGACGGGCACTCCAACGGCGCCGAGCAGGTCGCCGTCCGGGCGCGCGACGCGGGCTTCGAGGTCATCTACCAGGGCATCCGGCTCACCCCGGAGCAGATCGTCGCGGCCGCCGTGGCCGAGGACGTCCACTGCGTCGGCCTCTCGATCCTGTCCGGCTCGCACATGGAGCTCGTGCCCGCCGTCCTCGACGGCCTCGAGGCCGCCGGCATGGGCGAGGTCCCCGTCATCGTCGGCGGGATCATCCCCGACTCCGACGGCAAGGCCCTCCTCGACCTCGGCGTCGCCGCGGTCTACACGCCCAAGGACTTCGGGCTCACCGAGATCATGGGCGGCATCGTCGAGGTCATCCGCAAGGCCAACGGGCTCGCGTGA
- a CDS encoding sensor histidine kinase: protein MRPRRRLWGPVATAGLLLSWAAILGSLVGLVLRPVGRGEPFAIDDLVYVLEGVVALVNGVVAALVLSRRQHVVGWIFALVALGFTLALVTGQLAVAGVGSPAVHAVLAHAPYWVWVPGAYAAALVLPWALRAGRPPLLPVVVGGVVAVGTTLIRLLHQQPDAPPHPWAVGAATDRVLTGVGRALLVVTVVLAAAALASLVRRALAGDRAERTASAWVAVGLGLLAVAFVGLRLTPVDAVGFTDVLEAALFLFLGSQLMIPVAALTVVLRGRMWGLDVAVSRATVWAMLTALVVVAYSAVVWLWGRLMPSDDRFGGYLSVGLLALAVQPVRRGVQREVDRLVYGQAPDPAAVLRTFAEDGAVPRTPGESLQALAEALASSLRLGHVAIVSDPALAGPDGPDARVGAAPDEAREGLLVLPLQVGDRRRGELRIGPRPGTRLDERTRRLAEGLTGLVAITLEVAQVNAALDRARSRLVEVRHEERRLLRRELHDSLGPSLAGVGLGLTAVEQMGDDQRAARSELIGRLRTELVRRTEDMRTMARALLPPALDDGDLVGAVGTLVERIGGHGLAIDTDLRDVDRLAPRTQVAVYLIVSEALLNVRRHADATRCLVEVRGTGPTVVRVSDDGAGLDPAARPGVGIASMRERAEELGGALALAGDGPGTTIEVRIP, encoded by the coding sequence ATGAGACCGCGCCGGCGCCTGTGGGGTCCGGTGGCCACCGCCGGTCTGCTGCTGTCGTGGGCGGCGATCCTGGGCTCGCTCGTCGGCCTCGTGCTGCGCCCGGTCGGGCGCGGTGAGCCGTTCGCGATCGACGACCTCGTCTACGTGCTCGAAGGCGTGGTGGCGCTCGTCAACGGTGTCGTCGCGGCGCTCGTGCTCAGCCGGCGCCAGCACGTCGTCGGCTGGATCTTCGCGCTCGTCGCGCTCGGCTTCACCCTGGCCCTGGTGACCGGCCAGCTCGCGGTCGCGGGCGTCGGCTCGCCGGCGGTGCACGCGGTGCTCGCGCACGCGCCGTACTGGGTCTGGGTGCCGGGCGCGTACGCCGCCGCGCTGGTGCTGCCGTGGGCGCTGCGGGCCGGGCGCCCGCCGCTGCTGCCGGTCGTCGTCGGTGGGGTCGTCGCCGTGGGGACCACGCTCATCCGGCTCCTGCACCAGCAGCCCGACGCGCCGCCGCACCCGTGGGCGGTGGGGGCTGCGACCGACCGGGTGCTGACCGGCGTCGGACGCGCGCTGCTGGTCGTCACCGTGGTGCTCGCCGCGGCCGCCCTGGCCTCGCTGGTCCGGCGCGCGCTCGCGGGGGACCGGGCCGAGCGGACCGCCTCCGCCTGGGTCGCGGTCGGCCTGGGCCTGCTGGCGGTCGCCTTCGTCGGGCTGCGGCTCACGCCGGTCGACGCCGTCGGGTTCACCGACGTGCTGGAGGCGGCGCTGTTCCTCTTCCTCGGCTCCCAGCTGATGATCCCGGTCGCCGCGCTGACCGTCGTCCTGCGCGGGCGGATGTGGGGCCTGGACGTCGCGGTCTCGCGGGCGACCGTGTGGGCGATGCTGACCGCGCTGGTCGTGGTCGCCTACAGCGCCGTCGTGTGGTTGTGGGGCCGGCTGATGCCCTCCGACGACCGCTTCGGCGGCTATCTCTCCGTGGGCCTGCTCGCCCTCGCCGTCCAGCCCGTACGACGCGGGGTGCAGCGCGAGGTCGACCGGCTCGTCTACGGCCAGGCGCCCGACCCGGCCGCCGTGCTGCGCACCTTCGCCGAGGACGGCGCCGTGCCGCGCACGCCGGGCGAGAGCCTGCAGGCGCTCGCCGAGGCGCTGGCGTCGAGTCTGCGCCTCGGGCACGTCGCCATCGTCTCGGACCCGGCGCTGGCCGGACCCGACGGACCCGACGCGCGGGTCGGCGCTGCGCCGGACGAGGCGCGTGAGGGGCTGCTGGTGCTGCCGCTCCAGGTCGGGGACCGGCGCCGCGGCGAGCTCCGGATCGGCCCGCGCCCGGGGACCCGGCTCGACGAGCGCACCCGGCGTCTGGCCGAGGGGCTGACCGGCCTGGTCGCGATCACGCTTGAGGTGGCCCAGGTCAACGCGGCGCTCGACCGGGCCCGCTCGCGCCTGGTCGAGGTCCGCCACGAGGAGCGCCGGCTGCTGCGCCGCGAGCTGCACGACAGCCTGGGGCCGAGCCTGGCCGGGGTCGGCCTGGGGCTCACCGCGGTCGAGCAGATGGGCGACGACCAGCGGGCCGCCCGCTCCGAGCTCATCGGACGGCTGCGCACCGAGCTGGTCCGTCGTACCGAGGACATGCGGACCATGGCCCGCGCGCTGCTGCCGCCCGCGCTCGACGACGGCGACCTCGTCGGGGCCGTCGGCACGCTCGTCGAGCGCATCGGCGGGCACGGCCTCGCCATCGACACCGACCTGCGCGACGTCGACCGGCTCGCGCCGCGGACCCAGGTCGCGGTCTACCTCATCGTCTCCGAGGCGCTGCTCAACGTGCGCCGGCACGCGGACGCCACCCGGTGCCTGGTCGAGGTGCGCGGCACCGGTCCCACCGTCGTCCGGGTCAGCGACGACGGCGCCGGGCTCGACCCGGCCGCGCGGCCCGGGGTCGGGATCGCGTCGATGCGCGAGCGGGCCGAGGAGCTGGGCGGCGCGCTCGCCCTCGCCGGGGACGGCCCCGGCACGACCATCGAGGTGAGGATCCCGTGA